One Capsicum annuum cultivar UCD-10X-F1 unplaced genomic scaffold, UCD10Xv1.1 ctg7541, whole genome shotgun sequence DNA segment encodes these proteins:
- the LOC124894567 gene encoding kinesin-like protein KIN-14L — NIRVYCRIRPAFDAEAKIVVDFIGEDGSLVVIVLLKPWKDGRKLFEFNRVFGSSATQEDVFRDTKPLVRSVMDGYNVCIFAYGQTGSGKTYTMSGPGGESTKEFGINHLALNDLFLLSDERKDIMSYNDQIRDLLADDPLLTKYPFIVIFP; from the exons TTCGATGCAGAAGCGAAAATTGTCGTAGATTTCATTGGAGAAGATGGTTCTTTGGTTGTAATTGTTCTACTAAAACCCTGGAAAGATGGGAGGAAACTTTTCGAGTTTAACCGTGTTTTCGGTTCAAGTGCCACTCAGG AAGATGTATTTCGAGACACTAAACCGCTTGTAAGATCAGTGATGGATGGTTACAATGTATGCATTTTTGCTTATGGTCAAACTGGATCTGGGAAAACATATACTATG TCTGGCCCGGGAGGTGAATCAACAAAGGAATTTGGAATCAATCATTTGGCTCTGAATGATCTATTCCTATTATCTGATGAAAGGAAGGACATCATGAGTTATAATGACCAAATTCGTGATCTTCTTGCAGACGATCCTTTGCTTACTAAATATCCTTTCATTGTGATTTTTCCGTAG